One Anguilla rostrata isolate EN2019 chromosome 15, ASM1855537v3, whole genome shotgun sequence genomic window, GCTAATCCCACGGCCCTGTGTTTTATTTCCAGACTCCACGTGCGCACACACCTCAGACCCTCCATCCCATGGAGCGGGCAGCTTCTTCACCTACTACTTCCAGCCCTCCACCCACACCCTGGAGTCCACCATCACATCCGGGCACTTCTGGTTCTACTCGGGAGACGGGCCCCTGCCCGCCAACGCCTCGGCCCCCCTGTACGTGCTCACCGCCCAGCAGCAGCTGGTCCTGGCGGCCGACGCGCCCgagaggctggaggaggacGGCTGGGCGGTGTACCGGCTGGGCCGCGCGGTGCTCTCCTCCCTGGCCGACGGGCCCTTCGCCGCGCAGGTGCGCTGCCCGACCTGCGCCTGCCGCGCCGAGGCCGACAAGACGCCCTTCCTGCACCTCCGCGCCCGGTCCCGCGCCCCCGACCGCTCGCGCCGGTCCTCCATCCCCTGGTCCCTGTCGGCGCTGGACCGTCTGCAGCGCCCCGCCCAGGACGGGGGCGACTACGACGACTGCCACCGCGAGGAGCTCAACATCTCCTTCCAGGAGCTGGGCTGGGAGAACTGGATCGTGCACCCCAAAGTCTTCACCTTCCACTACTGCCACGGCAACTGCTCCAGCCAGGACCGCATCACCACCCTGATGGGCATCAGGCAGTGCTGCGCCGCCGTGCCGGGCACCATGAAGCCGCTGCGCGTGCGCACCACCTCCGACAGGGGCTACTCCGTCAAATACGAGACCCTGCCCAACATCATCGCCGAGGACTGCACCTGCATTTAGGGCCCGGCTCTTAGAAAAATGGCCCCGCAGTGAATCTCATAACCGTATTTCTGCAACCTGGAGCTGCTCCAAACGGGAGGGCCCTACCTCCAAAAGGGCGTGGCCTGCCTCCAAAGTGGAGGGTTTGGGTTACACTAAACTCCTCCCATTCGGAGTTTGGCCACTCCCCTTTGGCGCCAGACCAATACCCTTTGGAGCTGCTCCAGGTGCCAGAAATACCCTTCTTGTAATTTGATTGCCTGAAAGCATGATATTCATGATAACGGAAACTTGTGTCTATCGTTTTCTTTTTACTAATACATGCTGAAAAACTAATTTTTCAAAACTGGGCTAAAAACTTAAACTGCAGTTGTTTGTAAGCATTCTAAATTCTGTGCACACAATAAAGGTTTAGATCAatgatatttaaattgttttttttaaaatgtgcactaACATGAATCTTTCATGTGGTGAAACATGTACACAAATTACTGTACTTTCAAATTCGCAGTTCAGTTTTAGGTAGCTTATGCAATGAGGTGAATATTGTGATAAAATGCTGTAGGCTTGGCCTAATTCCTATACGAttcactggatatggatgtaaacaccttcaaattaaagctgacagacagcactttaacc contains:
- the inha gene encoding inhibin alpha chain; translated protein: MRCGYPSLSCGLLVALVLCAAPRTRACQEKHPEHGLVLDWLRQLILARLGLEEAPVPGVPEGPGRPGGQGAHRPLRSRVGRAAPSEGRQTHQDASQVILFPSSDSTCAHTSDPPSHGAGSFFTYYFQPSTHTLESTITSGHFWFYSGDGPLPANASAPLYVLTAQQQLVLAADAPERLEEDGWAVYRLGRAVLSSLADGPFAAQVRCPTCACRAEADKTPFLHLRARSRAPDRSRRSSIPWSLSALDRLQRPAQDGGDYDDCHREELNISFQELGWENWIVHPKVFTFHYCHGNCSSQDRITTLMGIRQCCAAVPGTMKPLRVRTTSDRGYSVKYETLPNIIAEDCTCI